One part of the Segnochrobactrum spirostomi genome encodes these proteins:
- a CDS encoding RidA family protein: MSETAEARLAALGIVLPTPATPVANYVPAVRTGNHLYISGQLPLDSEGLRYRGTCGADVDVDEARAAAHLCAVNVLAQAKAALGDLEKIVRVVKIVGFVASTPDFGDQPKVVNGASDLLVSALGDRGRHARSAVGVAALPFGAPVEVEAILEVA, translated from the coding sequence ATGTCGGAGACTGCGGAAGCCCGTCTCGCCGCCCTTGGCATCGTCCTGCCGACGCCCGCCACCCCGGTCGCAAACTACGTGCCCGCGGTCCGGACTGGCAACCATCTCTACATCTCCGGCCAGCTTCCTCTCGATTCGGAAGGCTTGCGGTATCGCGGCACCTGCGGCGCCGACGTCGATGTGGATGAGGCGCGCGCCGCGGCCCACCTCTGTGCCGTCAACGTGCTCGCCCAGGCGAAGGCCGCGCTCGGCGATCTCGAGAAGATCGTGCGCGTCGTGAAGATCGTTGGCTTCGTCGCCTCGACGCCCGATTTCGGCGACCAGCCGAAGGTCGTCAACGGCGCCTCCGACCTCCTCGTCTCGGCGCTCGGCGATCGCGGCCGCCATGCCCGCTCCGCGGTCGGCGTCGCCGCCCTGCCCTTCGGCGCGCCCGTCGAAGTCGAGGCTATCCTGGAAGTCGCCTGA
- the clpS gene encoding ATP-dependent Clp protease adapter ClpS, with product MRLEPRMGPNGDRRDDGDHGTSVATRTRPKTKRPSLYRVLLLNDDYTPMEFVVHVVERFFQKSREEATRIMLHVHHHGVGECGVFTYEVAETKVTQVMDFARKHQHPLQCVMEKK from the coding sequence ATGCGGCTCGAACCGAGAATGGGTCCAAACGGGGACCGGCGCGACGACGGGGACCACGGCACTTCCGTGGCCACGCGCACGCGGCCGAAGACGAAACGCCCCAGCCTGTACCGTGTCCTGTTGCTGAACGACGACTACACGCCGATGGAGTTCGTCGTGCACGTCGTCGAACGGTTCTTCCAGAAGAGTCGCGAGGAAGCGACCCGCATCATGCTCCATGTGCATCACCACGGTGTGGGCGAATGCGGCGTCTTCACCTACGAGGTTGCCGAGACCAAGGTGACACAGGTGATGGATTTTGCGCGCAAGCATCAGCACCCGCTTCAGTGTGTGATGGAAAAGAAGTGA
- a CDS encoding type II toxin-antitoxin system HicA family toxin gives MGGNLYPELSALLRAAGCYVVRQGKGSHEIWYSPVSQMKLTVPRDTTKRHTANAVLKAAGLPKRF, from the coding sequence ATGGGGGGCAATCTCTATCCTGAACTGAGCGCGCTCTTGAGAGCCGCAGGATGCTACGTCGTCCGCCAAGGTAAGGGCTCCCATGAAATCTGGTACAGCCCCGTCAGTCAGATGAAGCTGACCGTGCCCCGAGACACGACCAAGCGACACACCGCGAATGCTGTTCTGAAGGCCGCGGGTTTGCCGAAGCGGTTCTAA
- a CDS encoding DUF3572 domain-containing protein, with translation MAADAEAVAIAGLRFLAGEPERLERFLSLAGLSPETLREAAGTPGFLSAVLEHIAADESLLFAFAETEGLTPARVESARIALGRVVGYDFGA, from the coding sequence ATGGCCGCCGATGCCGAGGCCGTGGCGATCGCGGGGCTCCGATTTCTCGCCGGAGAGCCGGAGCGGCTCGAGCGGTTCCTTTCCCTCGCCGGGCTGAGCCCCGAGACGCTGCGGGAAGCGGCCGGCACGCCAGGTTTCCTGTCGGCGGTGCTCGAACACATCGCGGCCGACGAATCCCTCCTCTTCGCCTTCGCCGAGACGGAAGGGCTGACGCCGGCCAGGGTCGAGTCCGCCCGGATCGCCCTCGGCCGCGTTGTCGGATACGATTTCGGGGCTTAG
- a CDS encoding cell envelope integrity EipB family protein — protein MASVQVWRVGSAIRRVAVRVLGTAGLLLLMAATALPAWAGADPAVSAFAPHRAVYDLSLGDTSDDGSVNDVSGRMVFEFTGSACDGFTVNFRMVTRVEDDDGTTRTTDLRTSSFEGGEANEYQFLTQSFVDQQKSDETKGVAKREHGEVLVDLVQPAKKREELAKGVVFPTQHLARLIEAAEKGETVVQADLYDGSDDGEQVYATTAFIGKEVTGPDPDDGDDAKAVANLKGIRHWPIRLSYFDPVEGHSGEQTPSYQMSFLLYANGVTRRLKLDYGDFVVDSKLTQLDLLPTAKDCTK, from the coding sequence ATGGCGTCGGTTCAAGTCTGGCGGGTCGGTTCGGCCATACGGCGGGTCGCCGTGCGCGTTTTGGGAACGGCCGGTCTTCTGCTGTTGATGGCGGCGACGGCGCTGCCGGCGTGGGCGGGCGCGGACCCGGCGGTCTCCGCCTTTGCGCCGCATCGGGCCGTCTACGACCTCTCCCTCGGCGACACGAGCGACGACGGCTCCGTCAACGACGTGTCGGGCCGCATGGTGTTCGAGTTCACCGGCTCGGCCTGCGACGGCTTCACGGTCAATTTCCGTATGGTGACCCGCGTCGAGGACGACGACGGCACCACGCGCACCACCGACCTCAGAACCTCGAGCTTCGAGGGCGGCGAGGCGAACGAATATCAGTTTCTGACTCAGAGCTTCGTCGATCAGCAGAAGAGCGACGAGACCAAGGGCGTCGCCAAGCGCGAGCACGGCGAGGTGCTCGTCGATCTCGTCCAGCCGGCGAAGAAGCGCGAGGAGCTCGCCAAGGGCGTCGTCTTCCCGACCCAGCATCTCGCCCGCCTGATCGAGGCGGCGGAGAAGGGCGAGACGGTCGTTCAAGCCGACCTCTACGACGGCTCCGACGACGGCGAGCAGGTCTATGCGACGACGGCCTTCATCGGCAAGGAAGTGACCGGCCCGGACCCGGACGACGGCGACGATGCGAAAGCCGTCGCGAACCTCAAGGGCATCCGCCACTGGCCGATCCGGCTCAGCTATTTCGACCCCGTCGAGGGGCATTCCGGCGAACAGACGCCGAGCTACCAGATGTCGTTCCTGCTCTATGCGAACGGCGTCACCCGGCGGCTGAAGCTCGATTACGGCGACTTCGTCGTGGACAGCAAGCTGACCCAGCTCGACCTGCTGCCGACCGCCAAGGATTGCACGAAGTAA
- a CDS encoding DNA polymerase IV, giving the protein MAPAGPHASLADAALCRDCLTRSPVLDRRCPHCGSPRRLRHPELDRLSIAHVDCDAFYATIEKRDDPSLRDKPVIIGGGRRGVVSTACYIARISGVRSAMPMFKARELCPDAVVIRPNMEKYSAVGRQVREMMLALTPLVEPISIDEAFLDLSGTEQLHRATPAETLARFAKAVENEIGITVSVGLSYAKFLAKIASDLDKPRGFSVIGRAEAVDFLAGQPPTMLPGVGKAAAARLAQAGLSSLGAIAAADPANLVRLVGAYGLKLHALARGIDERKVTPEGQRKSVGAETTFDTDVADRAHLSATLRVLSETVSRRLKAADLAGHTVTLKMKTPDFRLLTRARQIGDPTQLADRIHRAAIDLLAREPDRAYRLIGVTVSDLSAGATADPGDLVDVGQTKRAKAERAMDAIRDKFGRSAVEIGLTFGQSGRGRRD; this is encoded by the coding sequence ATGGCACCCGCCGGTCCGCACGCATCCCTCGCCGATGCCGCCTTGTGCCGGGATTGCCTGACGCGCAGCCCGGTGCTTGATCGGCGCTGCCCGCATTGCGGAAGTCCACGCCGCCTGCGCCATCCAGAACTCGACCGCCTTTCCATCGCCCACGTCGATTGCGACGCGTTCTATGCGACGATCGAGAAGCGCGACGATCCGAGCCTACGCGACAAGCCTGTGATCATAGGCGGCGGGCGGCGCGGCGTCGTCTCCACCGCCTGCTACATCGCCCGGATATCGGGTGTGCGTTCGGCGATGCCGATGTTCAAGGCGCGCGAGCTTTGCCCCGACGCGGTCGTGATCCGGCCGAACATGGAGAAATATTCCGCCGTCGGCCGGCAGGTTCGCGAGATGATGCTGGCGCTGACACCGCTCGTGGAGCCGATCTCGATCGACGAGGCCTTCCTCGACCTTTCCGGCACGGAGCAACTCCACCGCGCGACGCCCGCCGAGACGCTCGCCCGCTTCGCCAAGGCGGTGGAGAACGAGATCGGCATCACCGTCTCGGTCGGGCTTTCGTACGCGAAATTTCTCGCGAAGATCGCCTCGGATCTCGACAAGCCGCGTGGCTTTTCCGTCATCGGGCGGGCCGAGGCAGTCGATTTCCTCGCCGGCCAGCCGCCAACCATGCTGCCGGGTGTCGGTAAGGCCGCTGCGGCGCGGCTCGCCCAGGCCGGCCTCTCCTCGCTCGGCGCCATCGCCGCCGCGGATCCGGCCAACCTGGTGCGCCTCGTCGGCGCCTACGGCCTGAAGCTCCACGCGCTTGCCCGCGGCATCGACGAGCGCAAGGTGACCCCGGAGGGCCAGCGCAAGAGCGTCGGCGCGGAAACGACCTTCGACACCGACGTCGCCGACCGCGCCCACCTGTCGGCGACGCTCAGGGTGCTGTCGGAAACCGTGTCGCGGCGCCTGAAGGCGGCGGACCTCGCCGGGCACACAGTGACGCTCAAGATGAAGACGCCGGATTTCCGCCTGCTGACGCGGGCTCGCCAAATCGGCGACCCGACCCAGCTCGCCGACCGAATCCACCGCGCCGCGATCGACCTGCTCGCCCGCGAGCCGGACCGCGCCTACCGGCTGATCGGCGTCACCGTGTCGGATCTCTCGGCCGGCGCGACGGCGGACCCGGGCGATCTCGTCGATGTCGGCCAGACCAAGCGCGCCAAGGCGGAGCGGGCGATGGACGCGATCCGCGACAAGTTCGGCCGATCCGCCGTCGAGATCGGCCTGACCTTCGGCCAGAGCGGACGCGGCCGGCGGGACTGA
- a CDS encoding sulfotransferase family 2 domain-containing protein translates to MSQHPIFSIHIPKTGGTTFAEVLARTYGKRVAFAYGREHPRTHPRLKECTHVLDPVAVRSLVDDGIQVVHGHFGAADLAEVEPDPRHWWIWLRDPIERTISHFHFLHDQTGARSKLGRTVASGAMSVGGFAGHAAIRNLQSRQVGGVPIAAFGFVGITEHFAAGLDMLGLKMPGGRRAFANLNATKGTVDRATRAAIAAENIPDLALYSEAVQVFLGRQRDGLSTAAPAFATSGFKRLFTARAKPRHALRERPIAA, encoded by the coding sequence ATGAGCCAGCATCCGATCTTTTCGATCCACATCCCGAAGACCGGCGGCACGACCTTCGCCGAGGTGCTCGCGCGCACCTACGGCAAGCGCGTCGCGTTCGCCTACGGCCGCGAGCATCCGCGCACCCATCCCCGGCTGAAGGAGTGCACCCACGTGCTCGACCCGGTCGCCGTGCGGTCGCTGGTGGACGACGGCATTCAGGTCGTTCACGGCCATTTCGGCGCGGCCGATCTCGCCGAGGTCGAGCCCGATCCCCGGCATTGGTGGATCTGGCTGCGCGACCCAATCGAGCGGACCATCTCGCACTTCCATTTCCTGCACGACCAGACCGGTGCGCGGTCGAAGCTCGGGCGGACGGTCGCAAGCGGCGCCATGTCGGTCGGCGGCTTCGCCGGCCACGCCGCGATCCGCAACCTGCAATCCCGTCAGGTCGGCGGGGTGCCGATCGCCGCGTTCGGCTTCGTCGGCATCACCGAGCACTTCGCCGCGGGCCTCGACATGCTCGGCCTGAAGATGCCAGGCGGCCGGCGCGCCTTCGCCAACCTCAACGCGACCAAGGGCACCGTCGACCGCGCCACCCGCGCGGCGATCGCCGCGGAAAATATCCCCGACCTCGCGCTCTATTCCGAGGCCGTCCAGGTCTTCCTCGGGCGCCAGCGCGACGGCCTCTCGACCGCCGCGCCGGCCTTCGCCACGAGCGGCTTCAAGCGCCTCTTCACGGCCCGCGCCAAGCCGCGGCACGCGCTCCGCGAGCGTCCGATTGCCGCTTGA
- a CDS encoding HIT family protein — protein MTTPVYDDQNVFAKILRGEIPSEKVYEDDRVVVIMDVMPQAPGHSLVIPKAPSRNILDIAPDDLAYAIGIAAKVARAAKRAFAADGINIMQFNEPASGQTVFHTHIHVIPRHDGVALKPHTGQMAPRDEIAATGAKLRDAIAQEG, from the coding sequence ATGACGACGCCCGTCTACGACGATCAGAACGTCTTCGCGAAGATTCTCCGGGGCGAGATCCCGTCCGAGAAGGTCTATGAGGACGACCGCGTCGTCGTGATCATGGACGTGATGCCCCAGGCGCCGGGCCATTCCCTGGTGATCCCCAAGGCGCCCTCGCGCAACATCCTCGACATCGCGCCGGACGACCTCGCCTACGCGATCGGCATCGCCGCCAAGGTCGCCCGCGCCGCCAAGCGCGCCTTCGCCGCGGACGGCATCAACATCATGCAGTTCAACGAGCCGGCGAGCGGACAGACGGTGTTCCACACCCACATCCACGTCATCCCCCGCCACGACGGCGTGGCCCTGAAGCCCCACACCGGCCAGATGGCGCCCCGCGACGAGATCGCCGCCACGGGCGCGAAGCTGCGCGACGCGATCGCCCAAGAGGGGTGA
- a CDS encoding DUF1902 domain-containing protein, producing MSERPDLKVIVSHDEGEGIWFVLSSDIPGLIVEAPTYDALIEIVTDAAADLVEANLLDYRGPSDASIPLNFQYHAKARRQAA from the coding sequence ATGAGCGAACGCCCCGATCTCAAGGTGATCGTCTCCCATGACGAGGGGGAGGGGATCTGGTTCGTCCTCTCGTCGGACATCCCCGGTCTTATCGTCGAAGCGCCGACCTACGACGCTCTCATCGAGATCGTCACCGATGCTGCCGCTGACCTCGTCGAGGCTAATCTGCTCGATTATCGCGGCCCGTCAGATGCGTCGATTCCGCTGAACTTCCAGTACCACGCAAAGGCGCGGCGACAGGCCGCCTAA
- a CDS encoding GNAT family N-acetyltransferase, which yields MRDRSDDMTATHEVKLAIAPSLAAVPATDWDALANPGWRLGAHGRLEATGSESLENPFNPFVCHAFLEALEAAGTVGRRAGWVPQHLLLQSPDGGLAAAVPAYLKSHSQGEYVFDWGWADAFERAGGHYYPKVQVSVPFTPATGPRLLVGCGPEADCKRRVLAQGLQALAAQRDASSVHVTFPEEDEWATLVEAGWLPRLDRQFHWYNEGFGSFDDFLATFASRKRKQVKRERRDALADGIEIRWHTGADLTEAHWDAFFAFYMDTGSRKWGTPYLNRRFFSLLGERMAERVLLIFAYRDGRPIAGALNLIGSDALYGRYWGALEEHPFLHFEVCYHQAVDYAIAHGLSRVEAGAQGEHKAARGYRATLTRSAHWIAHPGLRDAVASFLVRERAMVEEETEFLAEHGPFRKEN from the coding sequence ATGCGCGACCGAAGCGACGACATGACCGCGACCCACGAGGTGAAGCTCGCGATCGCCCCCTCCCTGGCGGCCGTGCCGGCCACGGACTGGGACGCGCTCGCCAATCCCGGCTGGCGGCTCGGCGCCCACGGGCGGCTCGAGGCGACCGGAAGTGAATCGCTAGAAAACCCGTTCAATCCGTTTGTCTGCCATGCTTTTCTTGAAGCGCTCGAGGCGGCGGGGACGGTCGGGCGCCGGGCCGGCTGGGTGCCGCAGCACCTGCTGCTCCAGAGCCCGGACGGCGGCCTCGCGGCGGCGGTGCCGGCTTATCTGAAATCCCATTCCCAGGGCGAATATGTCTTCGATTGGGGCTGGGCGGACGCCTTCGAGCGCGCCGGCGGGCATTATTATCCGAAGGTGCAGGTCTCGGTGCCGTTCACGCCGGCGACCGGCCCGCGCCTCCTGGTGGGCTGTGGGCCCGAGGCGGATTGCAAGCGGCGCGTCCTCGCCCAAGGCCTCCAAGCCCTCGCCGCCCAGCGCGACGCTTCGTCGGTCCACGTCACCTTTCCGGAAGAGGACGAATGGGCGACCTTGGTCGAGGCCGGCTGGCTGCCTCGGCTCGACCGGCAATTCCACTGGTACAACGAGGGCTTCGGCAGCTTCGACGACTTTCTGGCGACGTTCGCCTCGCGCAAGCGCAAGCAGGTCAAGCGCGAGCGGCGCGACGCGCTCGCCGACGGCATCGAAATCCGCTGGCACACCGGTGCCGACCTGACCGAGGCCCATTGGGACGCCTTCTTCGCGTTCTACATGGATACGGGCAGCCGCAAATGGGGCACGCCTTATCTCAACCGCCGCTTCTTCTCCCTCCTCGGCGAGCGCATGGCGGAGCGGGTGCTCCTGATCTTCGCCTATCGCGACGGGCGGCCGATCGCCGGCGCCTTGAACCTCATCGGCTCGGATGCCCTCTATGGCCGCTATTGGGGCGCGCTCGAGGAGCATCCCTTCCTGCATTTTGAGGTCTGCTACCATCAGGCGGTGGATTACGCGATCGCCCACGGGCTGAGCCGCGTCGAGGCAGGCGCCCAGGGTGAACACAAGGCCGCGCGCGGCTACCGCGCCACCCTCACCCGCTCGGCCCATTGGATCGCCCATCCGGGCTTGCGCGACGCGGTCGCCTCCTTCCTCGTCCGCGAGCGGGCGATGGTCGAAGAGGAAACCGAATTCCTCGCCGAGCACGGGCCCTTCCGTAAGGAAAATTAA
- the clpA gene encoding ATP-dependent Clp protease ATP-binding subunit ClpA has product MPSFSRSLEKALHQALAFANERHQEYATLEHLLLALVDDQDAAAVMRACNVDLEKLRRDLVEYVDTELDNLVSEGAEDSKPTAGFQRVIQRAVIHVQSSGREEVTGANVLVAIFAERESHAAYFLQEQDMTRYDAVNYISHGIAKRAGMAEGRAARAGEEEAATPEGNDRTKKRKTDALEAYCINLNEKAKKGKIDPLIGRDEEIKRTIQVLCRRQKNNPLFVGDPGVGKTAIAEGLARRIINGEVPEVLADATIFALDMGALLAGTRYRGDFEERLKQVVKEIEDFPGAIIFIDEIHTVIGAGATSGGAMDASNLLKPALASGQIRCVGSTTYKEYRQFFEKDRALVRRFQKIDVNEPSIPDAIEILKGLKPYYEEYHNVRYTTDAIKTAVELSARHINDRKLPDKAIDVIDETGASQMLLPESRRRRTIGVKEIEATIATMARIPPKSVSKDDAEVLRNLEENLKRVVYGQEKAIDALSSAIKLARAGLREPEKPIGCYLFSGPTGVGKTEVAKQLADILGVQMLRFDMSEYMERHTVSRLIGAPPGYVGFDQGGLLTDGVDQNPHCVLLLDEIEKAHPDLFNILLQVMDHGKLTDHNGKQVDFRNVILIMTTNAGAADLAREPVGFSSVRRQGDDTEAINRLFTPEFRNRLDAIIPFGALPPAVVHQVVSKFVLQLEAQLADRGVTFELDEAAISWLAERGYDAQMGARPLGRIIQEYIKKPLAEEVLFGKLVKGGTVRISVETKEDGKPGLKLDSVADSGLGQPKPDPDKRRPRAAREAIRGLAPKEPMSS; this is encoded by the coding sequence GTGCCGTCATTCTCTCGTAGCCTCGAGAAGGCACTTCACCAGGCCCTCGCTTTCGCCAACGAGCGCCATCAGGAATACGCGACGTTGGAGCATCTGCTCCTGGCGCTCGTCGACGATCAGGACGCGGCCGCGGTGATGCGGGCGTGCAACGTCGATCTCGAGAAGCTGCGCCGCGATCTCGTGGAATATGTCGATACCGAGCTCGACAATCTCGTCAGCGAAGGTGCCGAGGATTCCAAGCCGACCGCCGGCTTCCAGCGTGTCATCCAGCGCGCGGTGATTCATGTCCAGTCGTCCGGCCGGGAAGAGGTGACCGGGGCGAACGTGCTCGTGGCGATCTTCGCCGAGCGCGAGAGCCACGCCGCCTATTTCCTGCAGGAGCAGGACATGACGCGCTACGACGCGGTCAATTATATCAGCCACGGCATCGCCAAGCGGGCCGGCATGGCCGAGGGCCGCGCCGCGCGTGCTGGTGAGGAGGAGGCCGCCACGCCCGAGGGGAACGATCGCACCAAGAAGCGCAAGACCGACGCGCTCGAGGCTTATTGCATCAATCTCAACGAGAAGGCCAAGAAGGGGAAGATCGACCCTCTGATCGGCCGCGACGAAGAGATCAAGCGCACCATTCAGGTTCTCTGCCGTCGGCAGAAGAACAACCCGCTGTTCGTGGGCGACCCGGGCGTCGGCAAGACGGCTATCGCCGAAGGTCTGGCACGCCGCATCATCAACGGCGAAGTGCCGGAAGTGCTTGCGGACGCCACCATCTTCGCCCTCGATATGGGCGCGCTGCTGGCCGGCACCCGTTACCGCGGCGACTTCGAGGAGCGGCTGAAGCAGGTCGTCAAGGAGATCGAGGATTTTCCGGGCGCGATCATCTTCATCGATGAGATCCACACGGTGATCGGCGCCGGCGCCACCTCCGGCGGCGCCATGGATGCCTCGAATCTGCTGAAGCCCGCGCTCGCCTCCGGTCAGATTCGCTGCGTCGGCTCGACCACCTACAAGGAATATCGTCAGTTCTTCGAGAAGGATCGGGCGCTCGTCCGACGCTTCCAGAAGATCGACGTGAACGAGCCGTCGATCCCCGACGCCATCGAGATCCTCAAGGGCCTCAAGCCCTATTACGAGGAATATCACAACGTCCGCTACACCACCGACGCCATCAAGACGGCGGTGGAGCTGTCGGCGCGGCACATCAACGACCGCAAGCTGCCGGACAAGGCGATCGACGTGATCGACGAGACCGGCGCCTCGCAGATGCTGCTGCCCGAATCGCGCCGCCGGCGGACCATCGGCGTGAAGGAGATCGAGGCGACCATCGCCACGATGGCGCGCATTCCGCCGAAGTCCGTCTCCAAGGACGACGCCGAGGTGCTGCGCAATCTCGAGGAGAACCTGAAGCGGGTCGTCTATGGCCAGGAGAAGGCGATCGACGCGCTGTCGTCGGCGATCAAGCTCGCCCGGGCGGGCCTGCGCGAGCCGGAGAAGCCGATCGGCTGCTACCTGTTCTCGGGCCCCACGGGTGTCGGCAAGACCGAGGTGGCGAAGCAACTCGCCGACATTCTCGGGGTGCAGATGCTGCGCTTCGACATGTCGGAATATATGGAGCGCCACACGGTGAGCCGGCTCATCGGCGCGCCTCCCGGCTATGTCGGCTTCGACCAAGGCGGCCTCCTGACCGACGGCGTCGATCAGAATCCGCATTGCGTCCTGCTGCTCGACGAAATCGAGAAGGCCCATCCCGACCTGTTCAACATCCTGTTGCAGGTCATGGATCACGGCAAGCTGACCGACCACAACGGCAAGCAGGTCGATTTCCGCAACGTCATCCTGATCATGACGACGAATGCGGGAGCCGCCGATCTCGCCCGCGAGCCGGTCGGTTTCTCGAGCGTCCGCCGTCAGGGCGACGATACGGAGGCGATCAACCGGCTGTTCACGCCGGAGTTCCGCAACCGTCTCGATGCGATCATCCCGTTCGGCGCGCTGCCGCCGGCGGTCGTCCATCAGGTGGTCAGCAAGTTCGTGCTTCAGCTCGAGGCGCAGCTCGCCGATCGCGGCGTGACCTTCGAACTCGACGAGGCGGCGATATCCTGGCTCGCCGAGCGCGGCTACGACGCCCAGATGGGCGCCCGTCCGCTCGGCCGGATCATCCAGGAGTACATCAAGAAGCCGCTCGCCGAAGAGGTGCTGTTCGGCAAGCTCGTCAAGGGCGGCACGGTGCGCATCAGCGTCGAGACCAAGGAGGACGGCAAGCCGGGCCTCAAGCTCGACTCGGTCGCCGATTCGGGTCTCGGCCAGCCGAAGCCCGACCCCGACAAGCGCCGCCCGCGCGCCGCCCGCGAAGCGATCCGCGGCCTCGCGCCGAAGGAACCGATGTCGTCGTGA
- a CDS encoding glycerophosphodiester phosphodiesterase family protein, whose translation MPEFAWLTARPIAHRGLHDVAAGRLENTLPAAAAAIEHRFSIECDVGLSSDGEAMVFHDDTLERLTNASGPVTALSAADLAGLTLKGTDARIPTLGELLALIAGRVPLVIELKSTWAKGGRGRAVNRALIERVAAVIETYAGPVALMSFDPDIVEELPRAAPTRPHGIVADRATDARDYPGLSLIERFGLRHLLHAPRTRPAFVAYDVHALPMITPLLLRKFFRVPLLTWTVRTPGERAVAQANADQMIFEGFVPTP comes from the coding sequence ATGCCTGAGTTCGCCTGGTTGACCGCCCGTCCGATCGCCCATCGCGGTCTCCACGACGTCGCCGCCGGCCGGCTCGAAAACACGCTGCCGGCCGCCGCCGCGGCGATCGAACACCGCTTTTCGATCGAATGCGACGTGGGCCTCTCGTCGGACGGCGAGGCGATGGTGTTCCACGACGACACCTTGGAGCGCCTGACCAACGCGAGCGGCCCGGTCACGGCGCTTAGCGCGGCCGATCTCGCCGGGCTGACCCTCAAGGGCACCGACGCCCGCATCCCGACCCTCGGCGAGCTCCTCGCCCTCATCGCCGGCCGGGTGCCGCTCGTCATCGAGCTCAAGAGCACCTGGGCCAAGGGTGGGCGCGGCCGCGCCGTCAACCGCGCCCTCATCGAGCGCGTCGCGGCGGTGATCGAGACCTATGCCGGCCCCGTCGCGCTGATGTCGTTCGATCCCGACATCGTCGAGGAACTGCCGCGCGCCGCGCCGACCCGGCCGCACGGCATCGTGGCCGACCGCGCCACCGACGCGCGGGATTATCCCGGCCTCAGCCTGATCGAGCGGTTCGGCCTGCGCCATCTCCTCCACGCCCCGCGCACGCGCCCGGCCTTCGTCGCCTACGACGTCCACGCGCTGCCGATGATCACGCCGCTGCTGCTGCGCAAGTTTTTCCGCGTTCCGCTGCTCACCTGGACGGTGCGCACGCCGGGCGAGCGCGCGGTGGCGCAGGCGAACGCCGACCAGATGATCTTCGAAGGTTTCGTCCCCACGCCTTGA
- a CDS encoding FAD-dependent oxidoreductase has translation MSDLITIVGAGLGGLVLARVLHVNGIRASIYEVEPTATARSQGGLLDIHEHTGQRALRDAGLIDTFRAIVRRGEDAKRVVDQNGSVLFDQPGNVASRRPEVDRAALRQMLIDSLPDGTIRWGRKVTSIGTDQGRPVVGFADGATMVADLVVGADGAWSKVRSRLSDTQPTYSGTCFIEIALLTDTERHASSLDAIGSGTLMAVAPGKGIMVHRYADGTARGYAALHKPAAWIQALNGRDARIDLARVANEFEGWAPHLTAFIRGSEADPVLRPIYTLPVGHRWDRRPGLTLVGDAAHLMSPFAGAGANLAMVDGADLATAIVRHPGDIEAALMDYESRLFPRSADVAALSARNHARFFGDGAPWSVVDLFESVSRAAP, from the coding sequence ATGAGCGACCTCATCACAATTGTTGGTGCCGGGCTCGGCGGCCTCGTGTTGGCGCGTGTCCTCCACGTGAACGGCATCCGCGCCTCTATCTATGAGGTCGAACCGACCGCCACCGCGCGGTCGCAAGGCGGCCTGCTGGACATCCACGAACACACGGGCCAGCGCGCTTTGCGCGACGCCGGCCTGATCGACACCTTCCGCGCGATCGTCCGCCGGGGAGAGGACGCCAAACGCGTCGTCGACCAGAACGGCAGCGTTCTTTTCGACCAGCCGGGGAATGTCGCTTCGCGCCGTCCGGAAGTCGACAGGGCCGCCCTACGGCAGATGCTGATCGACTCGCTGCCCGACGGCACGATCCGCTGGGGCCGCAAGGTAACGTCGATCGGGACGGACCAAGGCCGGCCGGTCGTCGGCTTCGCCGACGGTGCGACGATGGTCGCCGATCTGGTCGTCGGCGCCGACGGCGCGTGGTCGAAGGTCCGGAGCCGTCTTTCGGACACCCAGCCCACCTATTCCGGCACCTGCTTCATCGAAATTGCCCTGCTCACCGACACCGAACGCCACGCCTCATCGCTCGACGCGATCGGGAGCGGGACGCTCATGGCGGTCGCTCCCGGCAAAGGCATCATGGTTCACCGTTACGCGGACGGCACCGCCCGGGGCTACGCGGCCTTGCACAAGCCTGCGGCCTGGATTCAGGCGCTCAACGGCCGCGATGCGAGGATCGATCTGGCGCGCGTGGCGAACGAGTTCGAAGGCTGGGCGCCCCACCTGACCGCCTTCATCCGCGGCAGCGAGGCCGATCCCGTGCTCCGTCCTATCTACACGCTCCCGGTCGGGCATCGGTGGGACCGGCGTCCGGGCCTCACTCTGGTCGGCGACGCGGCCCATCTCATGTCGCCGTTCGCCGGTGCGGGCGCCAATCTCGCCATGGTCGATGGCGCCGACCTCGCCACGGCCATCGTTCGGCATCCCGGCGACATCGAGGCCGCGCTCATGGACTATGAAAGCCGGCTTTTTCCCCGCAGCGCGGACGTCGCCGCGCTCTCCGCGCGAAACCATGCACGCTTCTTCGGCGACGGCGCGCCGTGGAGCGTCGTCGACCTCTTCGAATCGGTCTCGCGTGCCGCACCCTGA